TGTGGTTAGGGCCACAGAACCTCAGCTGTGACATCAGAGCCACAATAAGTGTACCTACCATGAAAGCAGACAGCCAGGCTGTGGCCACCAGCCCCAAGCACCATCTGGGCCCCATCAGGAGTGGGTAGTGGAGtgggtagcagattgccaggtagcGATCATATGCCATGACAGCCAGCAGGAAGCATTCAGCTGTGGCTAGAGAGCCAAAGATAAAAAACTGTAGCAAACAACCAGCCACAGAAATGGCTGCCTCCTTCAAAAAGCCCTCTAGCATTTTTGGGACCACTGTGGAGGTGTAGAGGATCTCCAGGAAGGACAGATTGGCCAGAAAGAAATACATGGGTGTGTGAAGCCTCTGGGAGCTAACTGCTGCCACAATGATTAGCATATTCCCTATGATAATAGAGGCATAGACAACTGTGAACACAATAAAGAAAAGGAGATGCAGTTCAGGGACGTCATGGAAGCCAAGGAGGACAAATCCAGTAGTAGTCTGGTTTTCTATGGAGATGGCTTTCATGTGAATCATCCACATTTCTGCTTGGCAGTGATTAGGGGAAAATTTCATGGCATTTCTGTATCTTCTACACTAAACCTAAAATTAGCagagctaaaatgaaaaagataagaATGTGTCTTCAAAACAAGAGTCACTTGCACCAGTCCTCATTTATCCCCTCTTTTAAGTCCTTACTTCCTCCTAAACTCCTGCTCCTCCTTGCATTCCTTAATTGTGAATATTCTCCAAAAAAGCTCAGAGAATTTATTCAAACTTACAATTTCAGTCTTTCAACCCCCTTTGCCCTATTATTTCAGTCTAACATCTCTATCATACAATGAAATGCACATCCTAATCTTTATATCCAGCCATAACCTCTCTTTTGAGCACCATGCAGCAGTTTAATATCCCCCAACTGCCTTCTAGACCTATCTACTGGAATATCGTATCACCAGCTCAAAATCAGTGAGTCTAACACCAAATTCTCTTAACTTCCCCAGTCACAACAAAGTCTTCTATGTGTGGTTCAAAAATTCTGTCTGAGTTCACTATCTCATAGTCAGCTTTCATTGATCTGTGAGGGGTTTTGTATTTTATTGTCCTACAAATCCCATAGGTTCTGTTCCCATACTCCAACTCCTGCCTCTAGAAGCTATTCCTTTACTCTCTACTTCCATCTCTACTTCTTTGTGACATGAATTTGGCACTCCTTTTGtggatttcatttaactcttaGATCATTTTATCTACTCCAAACACAATCTGAGGCTTGGGTTCTTTCTACTGCATTCTTGCCCAAGAGGAAAGGTAGGAATATAAACCTCCctagctggtggcatagtggttaagtgctacagctatgaaccaaagggccagcagttcgaatctgccaggtgctccttggatattctgtggggcagttctactctgtcctacagggtcgctatgagtcagaatcgactcgatggcactgggtttggtttactttttttttttttaacatccccAGGCAATCAATGCCATAATTGGTCCATTGGACTGTTAGCAATTTATTCCTATAGTGACCCAAGATTTGCCTTCCTGTGACTTCCACTCATTCATCCTCTGGGTAATAAATATAGTCCTTATTTTCTATGACAGCCCATCAGTGCCTTGAAATCAGGAAGAAGTAAAGTAGAGGATAGCATATGAACAACAAACATAAATTTCATTATTCTGTTGTGTAACAGACATGTGCCTATTCTAATTCCTTTCATGACTGTTCAAAATAAAAGTTGTTTCATCTCTCTCCTTCCTACCATCCTGGAGAGACTATTTCAGATAATACAGAATGATGACCAGAGTAAATCAGAGtaaatcaaaggaaaagaaattccATTGCCCTCTAACTGCAAGGGGGATACCAGTACAAGGCATATGTTCCCGGGTGCCAATCTAGAAGGTACCACAAAGACTCCAGTCTTCTCATTCCACCCTCCccatatggaaaacaaaaaaaaaaatccaaacccattgctgtccagtaaaTTCTTATTTAttgccaccctacaggacagagtagaattgtcccatagggtttccaaggagcgactggtggatttgaactgctgaccttttgattagcagctgagctcttaagcaccagGGGTTGGGGGAGAATAAGTACATTACAGTATCCCCAGGCATCGTTTACTTTTATTATGCCACTGAAAAGATGCCAAACAATGCTGATTGTCCAGGGGTGTGGTTAAAAACTGACAGCTTAGACTGGGAATGGAAACAGagtgaaatataaatataatggGCAGTTCAGGTTATTAAGctgcttttttaaaacaaagcCAAGGTCAGATGCTTGAAAACAAGGCCAAGGTCATGAAGTCTATTGTACATGAGCTAGATGACCTAATCAATcccaaattgaagaaaaatttcatttCCTACACTcatattgattatatatatatatatgtgtgtatatatatatataaaatacatttggagtcctggtggcaccatgattaagcactcggctgctaacaaaaaggttggcagttcaaatccaccaagggctctgtgggagaaaagccctggccatctgcttccgtaaagattatagccttggaaactctatggggcagttctattcagttcAACATAGggatgagtcaggatcaactcaaaggcaacgggtctggtttatATATTTTGCAATATCTGCTAAACATAAGCTATTTTTTATAAACtacaaaaaagtaaagaaattttCATTCAGTCTGTTTTTCAATCTGTTAACACCCTTCAAACCTATTCTTCAAATATTCAATAATAAAGCAGAAAAATAtacttctaaaagttttaaaagaaaacagcacTAATTTACATATATCCCATTTTTGTCATCCCACaagaaggcaaaaggacaaatttctaccATGAAAAAACTGGCAGGAGGGTGCCCTACCTCATCCTACTCCATAACATACCATGAAGCTTTGAAAGCAAGACTATCTACTGTTCTCTGTCTCCAAGAGAGAGGATATAAAGGAAATTAGCtggaatgaagcaggaagcattgGAAATCAACTTTTTTAAGAGCTAGTGAAGGAAGTAGAAACTCTAGCATTTCAGAAGAACACTGGAGGATATCCTAAAATGCCTTTGAAAAAGAGATGTTTAGAGTCTCTGGGTTAATTGAAATACATTGCTGATTAGAGTGCAAAAGTCTGTAAAGAAGAAATCTTTATCTTGTTTAAGAGATCTGTGAACTAAGCTGTAAAGAATTATACAAAAAGGGAAATCCAGCTGAAACGGCAACCCTGCTCTCTAATGACAAGACTTTGATGAGGAGAATATATACTGAGACTTGCTGAAGACATCAAAATGTTGGAGTTTCCTACCTTCAGCTCCCTCCCTTCTTGAGCTCAATCTGAAATAAAGTAGGATATTAACTAGAAATGCCACCTTTGTCATTCTCCATTGCCTGGAGCTGTTCTGTCCTCTACCTAACATCCCTTTTTCTAGCTCCCAGACTATTCTGTCCTTTCCTGGCAGTTCTTTCCGTTTATCACAGGGAGGGCTTACAATTGCTGAGAACAGAGGTGCCCCTGAGAACCAATTAATGATTTATTGGGAGCAGGCTTAAATGAACAAGAAAAATCAATCCCTGAGGTGCTGTCTTTTTCCTGAGCTGTTAGCTTGATCAAAAATGGAACAGAAACCAAGAGTTACATGGGAACCCATCTTTCCATCCCTATGAGGATTAATGCTGTCCACTCCACCAGCACCTTATCTCCCAATTCCCAGTATCTTCCCCAGAACTCATCAGCAAATTTTCCTCATTCCTCTGCAGCATCCCTAACCATCGCCACCACCCCCCCGCCCACTTGCCATAGTGGTCCTCCAGAAGCCTTCTCTTAATTCTCATTCGTCACTGCTCTCACCTTCCCAAGCAACAATTTCAACATAGAGCTCCATTAGTAGGAGTGCTTTATATAGATCTGCAAAGGCTTGCCAGTGCTGGGCCTGCTTTAAAAAGAAGCTGTCATGTTGCTACAAAGTAAAGTTCCAAAGGATCATGTGGCTTCAGCATCTCCCATGCCCTGAAGCCTGCCTGACACCTCTGTCTCTCTATACTCGCTACTGAGAACTCGCCTGAGAAATCAGACTGATCTGTTCACTTCTCAGACCCAGGAGTGTGTTTAAGGCACTTCTCTGTCATTTACCTAAATCAAACTCTTACTTTAGCCCCACTTTCTGTTTGACCAACAGACACAGGTTAAAATTCCTTCCTCTGAACTACTATAGGGTCTGTTGTCTGTAGTCCACAGTAAATGccaatgtaatggattgaattgtgttccctcaaaatatgcgttggaatcctaacccatatacctgtggatgtaatctcctttgtgaacagggttttctttctcaTGCTAATGAGGCCATTCAGAGAATAAAAGAAGGCACAGGGAAAAAATAGATGTTATCTGATAACTACAAgggcagatgaatctacaagcccaggaactcctagTATTGTCACTTACTAGAAGCTAAAGTAGACTAGGCCctctccctgaatttggacttttagccccaggaactatgagaaaataattaatctgttctttaaagccacccatttatggtattcctgttacagcagcactaggaaactatgacagtcaccctattttttttattgtgatgaaaatatacaaaacaaaatctatagaaattcaacaatgtctacatgtacaaatcagtgacattaattgatTACATTGATCACTGAGCCACGCTacgttttttaatttaatatcttAAGTCATAAATATATTCTTATTGTAATAATTCAAGTAGACTAGTAGTCTCTAAAGAAAAATGGACAGTCTCTTTCTTCCCCCCAAACACTCTATCCAACTGATAAAACCACTGTTAAGATGTTGGTGTCTGTCTTTACATACTTTATTTATGCTAACATTTGACTCTATGACTATTTCCATAGATGTCAAAGATCTCCATGATATTTTGTTACATGAAAAAATAAGGCGCTAAAGTGTGTTTTAGTTTGTTCTTATTTCCTTAAAAGAACAATATAAcatgcacatatatttatatgtacataGTTAAGAAACTATTAACACCAGCTGCATGTAGATTATAGGATAGGATACCAGGGATCTAAGGTAGTAAAAAGATGTAATTTTCATTGCATAGTGTCATAGAGTAACCATCCTTAATCTGATTAATGTAAAATTGAGAGATTTATTAGAAGAAAAGAGTCAGCTCAAGCTGGGAATAGACTGAACTCCATGCAGGAGAATCTAGTAATCCAAAATGGCAACTCAGCAGTGATATTTCATAGAGGGGGAGCAAGGAATATGAAACACGTTGCTTGATTGGTATTTACAAATTTAGATCATTAAAAGACAATTGATTGGTAATTACAGGCTTAGGTCATTGAAATACTTTACTTGATAGGTAATTGTCATGGCTTGAACGGTGTCCCcaaaaagtatctgtcaacttgtctaggtcatgattcccagtattatatgattgtctaccattttgtcatctgatgtgatttccctatctcttgtaaattctatcactatgatgtaatgaaatggattagtggtagttatattgatgagatctacaagattagatagtgttttaagccagtgtcttttgagatataaaagagagaatttagtagagagacatgggaacctcatgccaccaaaaaagcagtgcaaggagtagagcatgtctttggacatgaggttcctgggcagagaaactcctagatgaagggaagattgatgacacggtccttcctccagagccaacagagaaagccttcccctggagctgacacccaccctgaatttgaacttgtagcctactagactgtgagagaataaattacccttttttaaagccatccacttgtggtattaaaACAAAGAATACTCCACAGGTGGAGTCCAATGACAAGAAAAAGAATTAGGAAAATTGGGAAACAAATTCCTAGTAACTCTACAGCTAAAAGTTTGAGTTTATAACAAAAAAACTATTTCAAAAGCAATGGCAAGTTATAATTTCAAATTAACAAAAATGGCCATCAGGGTCAGATGGCAGCACTACAAATGAGTTAGATCATTAAAACTAACAAAATATCCACAGCTAAAAATTTGATCCTGGTGACTAAGAAAAATTCAAAAAGAGTTGAAGCCCTCATTGAAACAACTTATTTTCACAGTTTCACTTATTTCTGGTCATTGGCCAGAtaccaattggcataatatagtcacCAAAATTACCAAGATATAATTCCACAACCATGCATAACAGCTAATAATACAAAGATttcaaaaatgacaaagaaaaagtcAAATAGTCCAACTTTTACTGAAGGCTGCTTAGGTAGTTTCAGGTCATCTCCAAAGATCTTGGGAAAGCAGTCTACCCAGCCTTCATCTGCTTCTCTTCCTGACATTCAGGAGTTGGGGTTTTCTTCAGTTGGTGTAAATGAATCCAGGCCTTAACTCCCTGTAATTTAATATCACAAGGATTAGTGAGAAGGACCAAATAAAGTCTTTTCCGTCAAAGTTTGAGACTCTTTTAATTTAGTGTCTTTTCCAGTAAACACTACCTCCAGGTTGAACATTAGGTAATTTAGATATTTCTTGCTTTTGATTATCAAAAACTTCCTTAGCCTCTGCATTCTTTAGAAATTGGATCAAAGATTTACAACATTGTAACAAATTAGTTTGAACTAAATTTGAAGCAGGACATGTCGCCCAATAGGAAAGGGTAATTGGCCATCCAGTGATAATTTCATGAGGGGTCAATTTGTGAGGTCCAAATGGaatagtttttaaatttaaaaggacCAGTGGCAGCACCTTAGTCCAATGCAGTTGTAAAGATTTGGAAAGTTTGGCTAGTTTTTATTATACTGTTACTTCTTTCAACTAAACCAGTGCATTgagagtgataagaacaatgaagTCTTCAAAAAATGAGGGagattttacatatttccttaattatttGCCCAGTAAAATGGGTGCTTTGGTCACTACAAAGGACCTTGGGGCTCCCCAAGTGGGGATAGTGTTCTCAAGAAGTTTCTTAGCCAAAAACGTGGCAGTAGTTCAACAACTGGGGAAAGCTCCTACCCAGTGAGAATATCTACAAATCATTATTAATGTAAACTTTTAACCACTTGATGTGGAAATTTGGGAAAAATCAAGCTGTCTCTCAAGCATTGGTCCCAACAGCAAGGGAGATCTCCTAGGTGGAGCTTTATAAGGTTTACCTGAATTGAGAGCAAATCGAACATTGGGAAGCCACTTTTTCAGCTGCTTCATAAAAATGCCCCCaccaatatttctttaaaatctctATCATCTTATCTCTTGCTAAATGGATATTCATGAGCAAAGCCTCTAGTAAAGGGGTTTGCAGGGATTTGGGGAGAACTAAGTTCTCATTGGGACCAATCCATAGTCCAGAGGTGGGGCATTAGGAATAACCATGTTTCTTCCATTTTTCAACTTCATCATGTAGGGCTGATTTTTGATGTTCAAATAAATCCTTTAAGGCAATTCTTCAAGGCCTAGAAGGATTATCTAAAAATCATGTTAAAAGGTC
This is a stretch of genomic DNA from Elephas maximus indicus isolate mEleMax1 chromosome 1, mEleMax1 primary haplotype, whole genome shotgun sequence. It encodes these proteins:
- the LOC126075970 gene encoding olfactory receptor 11A1-like, translating into MKAISIENQTTTGFVLLGFHDVPELHLLFFIVFTVVYASIIIGNMLIIVAAVSSQRLHTPMYFFLANLSFLEILYTSTVVPKMLEGFLKEAAISVAGCLLQFFIFGSLATAECFLLAVMAYDRYLAICYPLHYPLLMGPRWCLGLVATAWLSAFMVGTLIVALMSQLRFCGPNHIDHFYCDFMPLVELACSDPRVAQVTTFMLSVVCLTVPFGLILTSYVRILMAVLRVPAAARRRKAFSTCSSHLAVVSTFYGTLMTLYIAPSAVHSQLLSKVFALLYTVVTPIFNPVIYTLRNKEVHQVLCRLLHIKQTETLD